The following coding sequences are from one Vibrio syngnathi window:
- a CDS encoding glycosyltransferase family 2 protein, with protein sequence MEPVSIVVITLNEEKRISRLMEELSVQTHQEFEVIVVDSNSEDNTRGVAQAYESALPKLTVHHMENRGVSLGRNTGASLAQYNRILFLDADVSLPRNFLAKALYELEENKLEVAGVYMSSKGLPLVHKFGYGLFNAGLFTTQFFFPTAIGACIFSTKRAHDEIGGFDEEIVLCEDCDYVKRASKTWRFRFLNMTFGFDPRRLDQDGVVKTGSTYLKANVRRFFKGEMRNNEMNYKFGHYKEQ encoded by the coding sequence ATGGAACCGGTAAGCATTGTCGTAATTACGCTAAACGAAGAGAAACGCATCAGTCGCTTAATGGAAGAGTTGAGTGTGCAAACCCACCAAGAGTTTGAGGTGATTGTTGTCGACTCGAACAGTGAAGACAACACAAGAGGGGTGGCACAAGCTTATGAAAGCGCGTTGCCAAAGTTAACGGTTCATCATATGGAAAATCGTGGTGTGAGCCTTGGCAGAAACACCGGTGCATCATTGGCGCAATACAACCGAATCCTTTTCTTGGATGCCGATGTGAGCTTACCTCGAAACTTCCTTGCGAAAGCGCTTTATGAACTAGAGGAGAACAAGCTTGAAGTCGCGGGTGTGTATATGAGTTCGAAAGGCTTGCCGCTTGTACACAAGTTTGGTTATGGGCTCTTCAATGCTGGTTTGTTTACTACGCAGTTCTTCTTCCCGACAGCGATTGGCGCCTGTATTTTCTCGACTAAACGAGCGCATGATGAAATCGGCGGTTTCGATGAAGAGATCGTCCTGTGTGAAGACTGTGACTACGTAAAACGTGCGAGTAAAACATGGCGATTTAGATTCCTAAATATGACTTTTGGTTTTGACCCGCGCCGCTTAGATCAAGATGGCGTTGTGAAGACCGGTTCAACTTACCTTAAGGCCAATGTGAGACGCTTCTTTAAAGGCGAAATGCGTAACAACGAGATGAACTACAAGTTTGGTCATTATAAAGAACAGTAA
- the rplY gene encoding 50S ribosomal protein L25 yields the protein MKFEAVVRTELGKGASRRLRHAGKFPAVIYGGEAAAVAIELVHADVINQMDKPEFYETITLVIDGAEVKVKPQDVQRHAFKPKVEHMDFIRI from the coding sequence ATGAAATTTGAAGCAGTAGTACGTACTGAACTAGGTAAAGGTGCGAGCCGCCGCCTACGTCACGCTGGTAAATTCCCAGCTGTAATCTACGGTGGCGAAGCAGCAGCTGTAGCTATCGAACTTGTTCACGCTGACGTGATCAACCAAATGGATAAGCCTGAATTCTACGAAACAATCACTCTAGTGATTGACGGCGCAGAAGTTAAGGTTAAGCCGCAAGACGTTCAACGTCACGCGTTCAAGCCTAAAGTTGAGCACATGGACTTCATCCGTATCTAA
- a CDS encoding type II toxin-antitoxin system RelE/ParE family toxin, whose amino-acid sequence MTKITNILQTPTFKKAVKKLHKNQKTDLDNAIRALMEDPHLGEQKKGDLFFLRVHKFKMVKQLTLLGYSYEDGTVTLELIALGSHENFYRDMKKIY is encoded by the coding sequence TTGACTAAGATTACCAACATTCTTCAGACACCTACTTTTAAGAAGGCGGTCAAGAAATTACACAAGAACCAAAAAACGGATCTAGATAATGCTATTCGAGCCCTTATGGAAGATCCGCATCTTGGTGAGCAGAAGAAAGGTGACCTGTTTTTCTTGAGAGTGCATAAATTTAAGATGGTTAAGCAATTAACATTGCTCGGTTATAGCTATGAAGATGGTACTGTAACTCTCGAACTAATAGCTCTCGGCTCGCACGAAAATTTTTATCGAGATATGAAGAAAATATATTGA
- a CDS encoding type II toxin-antitoxin system Phd/YefM family antitoxin — translation MTTRILADVAASITELKANPMKVATSAYGEPVAVLNRNEPAFYCVPAEAYEMMMDRLEDLELLTIAKERESEESISVNIDDL, via the coding sequence ATGACCACTAGAATTTTAGCCGATGTTGCTGCAAGCATTACTGAATTAAAAGCTAACCCTATGAAAGTTGCAACTAGTGCTTACGGTGAACCTGTTGCTGTACTGAACCGAAATGAGCCAGCATTTTATTGCGTACCAGCCGAAGCGTACGAAATGATGATGGACAGACTCGAAGATCTTGAACTACTAACTATTGCGAAAGAGCGTGAATCTGAAGAGAGCATTTCGGTAAATATTGATGACCTATAA
- a CDS encoding type II toxin-antitoxin system RelE family toxin yields the protein MTYKLDFKKSALKEWKKLGSTLQQQFKKKLIERLDNPHVPASKLSGADNMYKIKLRQSGYRLVYNVEDDVIIVTVLAVGKRERSDAYRKAMKRLDD from the coding sequence ATGACCTATAAACTCGACTTTAAAAAGAGCGCACTCAAAGAGTGGAAAAAGCTTGGCTCAACGCTTCAACAACAATTTAAGAAAAAGCTAATCGAGCGCTTAGATAACCCGCATGTTCCGGCTTCAAAACTCTCTGGAGCTGACAACATGTATAAGATTAAGCTTCGCCAATCGGGCTACCGTCTCGTCTACAACGTTGAAGACGATGTCATCATTGTAACCGTCTTAGCTGTCGGAAAACGCGAACGTAGCGATGCTTACCGTAAAGCTATGAAAAGGTTAGATGATTGA
- a CDS encoding tyrosine-type recombinase/integrase, with amino-acid sequence MKPDDLKRYNTLYEQHLTNLKLQGKRPATIDAYSRAVRRITAHFDRVPDTLTTADLKQFFASLIQTHSWSTIKLDRNGLQFFYRYTLDKQWEWLNIVKPPQVKRLPDILTPQQVSSLITHTRQARYQVFFLTLYSMGLRLSEGLNLTVHDIDSQTMRVHIREGKGGKDRMVPLPQRTLKALRTHWLTHKHPCYLFPGLGTCHDTPMDRGGIQKTMKLVLKECGIKKHASPHSLRHCFATHLLEQGVDLRSLQSLLGHASLNTTARYTRMTQIKQRDAAMAINQLTDDLDLTWSIK; translated from the coding sequence ATGAAACCCGATGACTTAAAACGCTACAACACCCTTTATGAACAACACCTTACCAACCTAAAGCTGCAAGGTAAACGACCTGCGACGATCGATGCCTATTCTCGTGCGGTTCGTCGGATCACCGCTCATTTCGATCGCGTTCCTGACACATTAACCACTGCCGACCTCAAACAGTTCTTCGCGTCTCTTATTCAAACCCATTCGTGGAGCACCATTAAACTCGATCGTAATGGCTTGCAGTTTTTCTATCGCTACACGCTCGATAAACAGTGGGAGTGGCTCAATATCGTCAAGCCGCCACAAGTAAAACGACTGCCCGACATACTGACACCACAGCAAGTCAGCTCTCTGATTACTCACACTCGACAAGCACGTTATCAGGTGTTTTTTCTTACTCTGTACAGCATGGGGTTACGACTCAGTGAGGGATTAAATCTTACGGTTCATGATATCGACAGCCAAACAATGCGCGTTCACATACGGGAAGGAAAAGGCGGAAAAGACCGAATGGTGCCGCTTCCGCAGCGAACGCTTAAGGCACTCCGCACGCACTGGCTTACCCATAAGCATCCTTGCTACTTATTTCCTGGACTTGGTACATGTCACGACACCCCCATGGATCGTGGCGGAATTCAAAAGACGATGAAACTTGTACTTAAAGAGTGTGGTATCAAAAAGCATGCGAGTCCTCATTCACTCAGACATTGCTTCGCAACGCACTTACTTGAGCAAGGAGTCGACCTGCGTTCACTGCAATCACTGCTCGGTCATGCAAGCCTCAACACCACGGCACGATACACCCGAATGACTCAGATAAAGCAGCGTGATGCGGCAATGGCCATCAACCAATTAACGGATGATCTAGACTTAACATGGAGCATAAAATGA
- a CDS encoding LssY C-terminal domain-containing protein — translation MFDGLGLFLGALGDALIGPNLFVPGEPFFIAAGFQLYSGAWMALVLVMLGGLLGDQLSYFIGYKYGAKAQRKLIRCRPKTKRLIARCRYLIARKGTYIILFARLLGPIAWVVPFIAGSHRVPWRNFSVLAFIGLALGGGQFIAWGMLLAHGVENFPWLNSLKIFISEHNSLIVGVFAVLVFTIIGYRMKWRRLVLKSSALLLAWVLFANYAHFFWKADDFQNQQATAQINKVDWNSVTYKAFPGKSSFYSAQAINVIYVGSTPRDLMKQLGWIENQTFSRNEIEWEGYLALLRDKTPPVSDLYWRDKPQDMAFQLPGNLMKRSHIRWWRAGVDTKTNQPQWLGAISYDDGLKVTPYSGIVTILHNIDPNVDEERDRLAHQIRMSLPDIELDKYPLAKVEVIDEDHDYYTDGNILMIGVATHNDNLQTLDVAVNEVQSEI, via the coding sequence ATGTTTGATGGACTAGGGCTATTTCTGGGGGCATTGGGTGATGCTCTCATTGGCCCAAACCTATTTGTACCGGGAGAGCCCTTCTTTATCGCAGCGGGCTTTCAACTGTATTCAGGTGCATGGATGGCTTTGGTTCTGGTGATGCTTGGTGGTTTGCTTGGTGACCAACTCAGCTATTTCATTGGCTATAAATACGGTGCTAAAGCGCAACGCAAGCTCATTCGGTGTCGCCCTAAAACCAAAAGATTAATTGCGCGCTGTCGTTACCTAATTGCTCGCAAAGGTACATACATCATTCTTTTTGCTCGCTTACTAGGGCCTATCGCTTGGGTTGTGCCATTTATAGCTGGCTCACATCGTGTACCGTGGCGCAATTTCAGTGTGTTGGCGTTTATCGGCTTGGCTCTCGGTGGTGGACAGTTCATCGCTTGGGGCATGTTACTGGCGCACGGCGTTGAAAACTTTCCGTGGCTTAATAGCCTTAAGATATTTATCTCTGAGCATAATAGTTTGATCGTCGGGGTATTCGCGGTATTGGTTTTCACCATTATTGGTTATCGAATGAAGTGGCGACGCTTGGTGCTTAAATCCAGTGCGCTGTTGTTGGCGTGGGTATTATTTGCTAACTACGCACACTTTTTCTGGAAAGCGGATGATTTTCAGAATCAACAAGCGACGGCGCAAATAAACAAAGTAGACTGGAACTCGGTGACCTATAAAGCGTTCCCCGGCAAATCTTCGTTCTACTCGGCACAAGCGATCAACGTAATATATGTTGGATCAACCCCAAGAGACTTAATGAAGCAATTAGGCTGGATAGAAAATCAAACATTCTCTCGAAATGAGATTGAATGGGAAGGTTATCTCGCATTGCTAAGAGACAAAACACCACCAGTGTCCGATTTGTATTGGCGAGACAAGCCACAAGATATGGCGTTTCAGTTACCTGGTAATTTGATGAAGCGCAGTCATATTCGCTGGTGGCGTGCAGGTGTTGACACCAAAACCAATCAGCCTCAGTGGCTGGGGGCAATTAGTTATGATGATGGCCTTAAAGTCACCCCTTACTCCGGCATTGTGACCATACTGCATAACATTGACCCTAATGTTGATGAAGAGCGAGATAGGCTCGCTCATCAGATACGAATGTCATTACCTGATATTGAGCTAGACAAGTACCCATTAGCAAAGGTGGAAGTGATCGATGAAGATCATGACTACTATACCGACGGGAATATCTTGATGATTGGAGTCGCGACTCATAATGATAATTTGCAAACTCTAGATGTCGCTGTGAACGAGGTACAGAGCGAGATATAA
- a CDS encoding VOC family protein, whose product MIINHISIGTKDVVAAVAFYDAVFETLSIKRSHYIDGIAAAYGNSFEFWIGCPCENSPTNGNGSHVAFNAPNTEAVDNFYKVAIENGATCSGKPNLRPEYGEGYYAAYVLDLDGNKIEAVFNQF is encoded by the coding sequence GTGATCATTAATCATATTTCTATTGGTACAAAAGACGTAGTAGCGGCAGTAGCATTTTATGATGCGGTATTTGAGACTCTCTCAATAAAACGCTCCCATTATATTGATGGAATTGCAGCAGCTTATGGTAATAGTTTTGAATTTTGGATTGGTTGTCCTTGTGAAAATAGTCCGACTAATGGTAATGGCTCTCATGTCGCCTTTAATGCCCCAAATACTGAAGCCGTCGATAATTTCTATAAGGTAGCAATTGAAAATGGAGCTACTTGTTCAGGTAAGCCTAATCTAAGACCTGAATATGGTGAAGGTTATTATGCAGCTTATGTTCTGGATTTAGATGGTAACAAAATAGAAGCTGTTTTTAATCAATTTTAG
- a CDS encoding TA system antitoxin ParD family protein, translated as MATASVRIDQDLFDKAAIMAKALNRTTPKQIEHWAKIGKMMEDNPDLPYEFVKQAVIAKAEKEAGKLEAYSFD; from the coding sequence ATGGCTACTGCAAGTGTACGTATTGACCAAGATCTTTTTGATAAGGCAGCGATAATGGCTAAAGCACTAAACCGCACTACACCAAAACAAATTGAGCACTGGGCTAAAATCGGGAAAATGATGGAAGACAACCCTGATCTACCTTATGAGTTCGTAAAGCAAGCAGTCATAGCAAAAGCTGAGAAGGAAGCAGGTAAATTAGAGGCTTACTCTTTTGACTAA